In the genome of Vicia villosa cultivar HV-30 ecotype Madison, WI linkage group LG7, Vvil1.0, whole genome shotgun sequence, one region contains:
- the LOC131616719 gene encoding AT-hook motif nuclear-localized protein 7-like: MEGREGINPGVTVIGAEAPSAYHVAPRTEAPNQVHNPEAVTAVVALGAAAADASAVVVSPVSVGLDGSVKKKRGRPRKYGPDGSVNMALSPLPISSSAPPTTNDFSSVKRGKPQGMEYKRAKKVVMDHLGEMNGHADGTNFMPHFITVNAGEDITNKVISFSQQGPRAICVLSANGVISNVTLRHPDSSGGTLTYEGRFEILSLAGSFMPTDNQGTRSRAGGMSVSLASPDGRVVGGGVAGVLIAATPVQVVVGSFLPSGQEQKLKKPKSADYTAATFTQANEVSAEPPPAQTNNNAEKEDVMSGGGGHVLQNSGNLNSNFTSPPQPTAFRRENWVNMHAMPDTRKSPTDINISLPDS, encoded by the exons ATGGAAGGAAGAGAAGGTATCAATCCTGGGGTAACAGTTATAGGTGCAGAAGCTCCATCAGCTTATCATGTAGCACCAAGGACTGAAGCTCCAAACCAGGTTCATAACCCTGAAGCAGTAACAGCAGTGGTCGCGCTAGGTGCTGCTGCTGCTGATGCTTCTGCTGTCGTTGTCTCACCGGTGAGTGTAGGTTTGGATGGATCAGTTAAGAAGAAGAGGGGTAGACCAAGGAAGTACGGGCCAGATGGGTCTGTCAACATGGCGTTGTCACCATTGCCTATCTCATCTTCGGCTCCCCCTACTACTAATGACTTCTCGTCCGTCAAGCGAGGGAAACCGCAGGGGATGGAGTACAAGAGGGCAAAAAAAGTTGTCATGGATCATCTTG GTGAGATGAATGGACACGCTGACGGTACAAACTTTATGCCGCATTTCATCACTGTCAATGCTGGCGAG GACATTACGAATAAGGTGATATCGTTTTCGCAACAAGGGCCGCGGGCAATATGCGTCTTGTCGGCTAATGGTGTGATTTCTAATGTTACACTCCGTCACCCAGATTCTTCTGGTGGTACTTTGACTTACGAG GGTCGTTTTGAAATACTTTCCTTGGCTGGATCATTCATGCCTACTGATAACCAAGGAACAAGAAGCAGGGCAGGTGGAATGAGTGTCTCGCTGGCAAGCCCTGATGGCCGTGTTGTAGGCGGTGGAGTTGCTGGTGTTCTTATCGCTGCCACTCCTGTGCAG GTGGTGGTGGGAAGTTTTCTACCAAGCGGGCAAGAGCAGAAACTAAAGAAGCCAAAGTCTGCTGATTATACTGCAGCCACATTTACTCAAGCAAATGAAGTATCTGCAGAACCGCCACCAGCCCAAACTAATAATAATGCTGAAAAAGAGGATGTCATGAGTGGTGGTGGAGGACATGTGCTTCAAAATTCCGGAAACCTCAACTCAAATTTCACCTCTCCTCCGCAGCCCACTGCCTTCCGAAGAGAAAACTGGGTCAACATGCACGCCATGCCAGACACAAGAAAGTCCCCTACTGATATAAACATATCTTTGCCTGATAGTTAA